One region of Pseudomonas glycinae genomic DNA includes:
- the thpR gene encoding RNA 2',3'-cyclic phosphodiesterase → MTDETRGDQPFKRLFFALDCPPAQRKAIAQWRSELGLRTGKPVPADNFHLTLLFLGAVPLAQIGEVCEAAAKVRIPGEALRISLDRLQVWRRAGVLSLAPEQAPQALLRLVYALEQAMLPFGFEEATREYRPHLTLARDYRAPEPESATPPEFFLRAERFALFESHKGRYRALADWPLI, encoded by the coding sequence ATGACGGACGAAACGCGCGGGGATCAACCGTTCAAGCGGCTGTTTTTCGCCCTGGACTGCCCGCCGGCGCAGCGCAAGGCGATTGCCCAGTGGCGCAGCGAGCTGGGTTTGCGTACCGGCAAACCGGTGCCGGCCGACAACTTTCACCTGACGTTGCTGTTTCTCGGCGCGGTGCCGTTGGCGCAGATTGGCGAAGTCTGTGAGGCGGCGGCGAAGGTGCGCATACCGGGCGAGGCGCTGAGGATTTCGCTGGATCGGTTGCAGGTCTGGCGACGTGCCGGGGTGTTGTCGCTGGCACCGGAGCAGGCGCCGCAGGCATTGCTGCGACTGGTGTATGCACTGGAGCAGGCGATGTTGCCGTTCGGGTTTGAAGAGGCAACGCGGGAGTACCGTCCGCACCTGACGCTGGCCCGGGACTATCGCGCGCCGGAACCGGAATCCGCCACGCCGCCGGAATTCTTCCTGCGGGCCGAACGCTTCGCGCTTTTCGAATCCCACAAGGGCCGCTACCGCGCGCTGGCCGATTGGCCACTGATCTGA
- a CDS encoding DUF1428 domain-containing protein, translated as MAYIDVFVAPVPNANREQYKKHCEIAAKLFKEYGALEVIQGWGDDVPDGKVTSFPMAVKLKEGETVSAGWLVWPDKATRDTGMAKMMEDPRMQPDVNPMPFDGQRMIFGGFKDILGP; from the coding sequence ATGGCTTACATCGATGTGTTCGTGGCGCCCGTGCCGAACGCCAACCGCGAACAGTACAAAAAGCACTGCGAAATCGCCGCCAAGCTCTTCAAGGAATACGGCGCGCTGGAGGTGATTCAGGGCTGGGGCGATGACGTGCCGGACGGCAAGGTCACGTCATTCCCGATGGCCGTAAAACTCAAGGAGGGCGAAACCGTATCGGCCGGTTGGCTGGTCTGGCCGGACAAGGCCACCCGCGACACCGGCATGGCGAAAATGATGGAGGACCCGCGCATGCAGCCGGACGTCAATCCGATGCCGTTTGATGGGCAGCGGATGATCTTCGGTGGCTTTAAGGACATTCTCGGGCCTTGA
- a CDS encoding polyamine ABC transporter substrate-binding protein, with translation MKMFGRTLLTLSLLGAIATGAQANDKVLRVYNWSDYIAPDTVKKFEDETGIRVTYDVFDSNETLEARLLAGKSGYDIVVPSNSFLAKQIKAGVYQTLDKSKLPNWKNLNPVLLKNASASDPDNAHAFPYMWGSIGIGFNPDKVKEVLGKNAPTNSWDLLFKPENAEKLKACGISFLDSPTEMLPAALHYLGYPVNDKDVKHIAEAEALFMKIRPSVAYFHSSKYISDLANGNICVAVGYSGDVLQAKARAVESGNNVVIDYSIPKEGAGSFYDMVAIPRDAANVENAYLFMDFLMRPDIIAEITNSNGYSNANAAATPLVDEAIRNDPGSYPPQAVMATLYAVPDQPIATQRIMTRGWTRVKLGK, from the coding sequence ATGAAAATGTTTGGCAGGACTCTGCTGACACTGTCCTTATTGGGCGCAATCGCCACAGGCGCCCAGGCCAACGACAAGGTGCTGCGCGTTTACAACTGGTCGGATTACATCGCCCCGGACACCGTCAAGAAGTTCGAGGACGAGACCGGCATCCGCGTGACCTACGACGTGTTCGACAGCAATGAAACCCTCGAAGCGCGTTTGCTCGCGGGTAAATCCGGCTACGACATCGTGGTGCCGTCCAACAGTTTCCTGGCCAAGCAGATCAAGGCCGGGGTCTATCAGACCCTGGACAAATCGAAGCTGCCAAACTGGAAAAACCTCAACCCGGTGCTGCTGAAAAACGCCTCCGCCAGTGATCCAGACAACGCCCACGCGTTCCCGTACATGTGGGGCTCGATCGGCATCGGCTTCAACCCGGACAAGGTCAAGGAAGTGCTCGGCAAGAATGCGCCGACCAATTCCTGGGACCTGCTGTTCAAACCGGAGAACGCCGAGAAGCTGAAAGCCTGTGGTATCAGCTTCCTCGACTCGCCGACCGAAATGCTCCCGGCCGCCCTGCACTACCTGGGCTATCCGGTGAACGACAAGGACGTGAAGCACATCGCCGAAGCCGAAGCGCTGTTCATGAAGATCCGGCCGTCGGTGGCGTATTTCCATTCGTCCAAGTACATCTCCGATCTGGCCAACGGCAACATCTGCGTGGCGGTCGGTTACTCCGGTGATGTATTGCAGGCCAAGGCCCGCGCGGTGGAATCGGGCAACAACGTCGTGATCGACTACAGCATTCCCAAGGAAGGTGCCGGCAGCTTCTACGACATGGTCGCCATCCCGCGCGATGCAGCGAACGTCGAGAACGCGTACCTGTTCATGGACTTCCTGATGCGTCCGGACATCATCGCCGAGATCACCAACAGCAACGGCTACAGCAACGCCAACGCGGCGGCGACGCCGCTGGTGGACGAAGCGATCCGCAACGACCCCGGCTCATACCCGCCGCAAGCGGTGATGGCCACGCTGTATGCGGTGCCGGATCAGCCGATTGCCACGCAACGGATCATGACCCGGGGCTGGACCCGCGTGAAACTCGGCAAGTAA
- a CDS encoding L-lactate permease, with product MVWQQVYDPFGNPVISTIMAAVPVVVMLAALAFFHVKAHLAALLALASALLISIFAFGMPANMAGSAALFGAANGLLPIGWIVLNIIFLHRLTTENGSFKVLQDSLARITDDRRLQLLLIAFCFGAFFEGAAGFGTPVAVTGAILIGLGFSPLAASGLALIANTAPVAFGALGTPIITLAKVTGLDEMELSMMVGRQLPFFSVLVPFWLIWAFAGWRKMLEVWPAILVAGVSFAIPQFLVSNYHGPMLVDVIAALISMACLTLFLKVWKPATVHTSAALSGRHDDSKVDEEKVTASAAFSDQARPAVMRAWMPWIILTVFVFAWGTQGFKNMFDTRPAIDPVTQSAKLDPQGKPLREANPVFAPAVTFSSLHLQIEKVPPVVAAPKAEEAVYKFTWFTATGSGILLAAIVGGLLMGYSIPQLIKQYLRTLWVVRFSLTTIAAMLALGFLTRYSGLDATMGLAFAATGIFYPMFGTLLGWLGVALTGSDTASNVLFGGLQRVTSEQLGISPVLMAAANSSGGVMGKMVDAQSIVVASTATRWYGHEGEILRYVFFHSIVLAILVGGLVTLQAYVAPFTSMVVGAH from the coding sequence ATGGTCTGGCAACAAGTCTATGACCCGTTCGGCAATCCGGTGATTTCCACGATCATGGCCGCCGTTCCCGTGGTGGTGATGCTGGCGGCGCTGGCCTTCTTTCATGTGAAGGCGCATCTGGCCGCACTGCTGGCGCTGGCCTCGGCGCTGCTGATCTCGATCTTCGCCTTCGGCATGCCCGCCAACATGGCCGGTTCCGCGGCGCTGTTCGGGGCGGCCAACGGGCTGCTGCCGATTGGCTGGATCGTGCTCAACATCATTTTTCTGCATCGTCTGACCACCGAGAACGGCTCGTTCAAGGTGTTGCAGGATTCGCTCGCCCGCATCACCGACGACCGGCGCCTGCAATTGCTGCTGATCGCCTTTTGTTTCGGTGCTTTCTTCGAAGGGGCCGCCGGGTTCGGTACCCCGGTGGCAGTGACCGGCGCCATTCTGATCGGTCTTGGTTTTTCGCCACTGGCAGCGTCCGGCCTGGCGCTGATCGCCAACACCGCGCCCGTGGCTTTCGGCGCCCTGGGCACGCCGATCATTACGCTGGCCAAGGTCACAGGGCTGGATGAAATGGAGCTGTCGATGATGGTGGGACGGCAGTTGCCGTTCTTTTCGGTGCTGGTGCCATTCTGGCTGATCTGGGCATTCGCCGGGTGGCGCAAGATGCTGGAAGTATGGCCGGCGATTCTGGTGGCTGGCGTCAGTTTCGCCATCCCGCAGTTTCTGGTTTCGAACTACCACGGGCCGATGCTGGTGGACGTGATCGCCGCGCTGATTTCCATGGCCTGCCTGACCCTGTTTCTCAAGGTCTGGAAGCCGGCGACTGTTCACACCTCGGCCGCGCTGTCGGGGCGGCATGACGACTCGAAGGTCGACGAAGAAAAGGTCACGGCCAGCGCCGCATTCAGCGATCAGGCGCGCCCGGCAGTGATGCGCGCGTGGATGCCGTGGATCATCCTCACGGTGTTCGTGTTTGCCTGGGGCACCCAGGGTTTCAAGAACATGTTCGACACTCGTCCGGCGATTGATCCCGTTACCCAATCAGCCAAGCTTGATCCGCAGGGCAAACCGCTGCGCGAAGCCAATCCGGTGTTCGCCCCGGCCGTGACTTTCAGCTCCCTGCATCTGCAAATCGAAAAAGTCCCGCCGGTGGTCGCCGCGCCGAAAGCCGAAGAGGCGGTGTACAAGTTCACCTGGTTCACTGCCACCGGCAGCGGCATCCTGCTCGCGGCGATTGTCGGTGGATTGCTGATGGGCTACTCGATCCCGCAACTGATCAAACAGTACCTTCGCACACTGTGGGTCGTGCGCTTCTCGCTGACCACAATTGCCGCGATGCTGGCGCTGGGATTCCTGACCCGCTATTCGGGGCTGGACGCGACCATGGGCCTGGCATTCGCTGCCACGGGGATTTTCTACCCGATGTTCGGCACCTTGCTCGGCTGGCTTGGCGTAGCACTGACCGGGTCGGATACCGCGTCCAACGTGCTGTTTGGCGGCTTGCAACGGGTGACGTCGGAACAGCTGGGCATCAGCCCGGTCCTGATGGCGGCGGCCAACAGCTCCGGCGGAGTGATGGGCAAAATGGTCGACGCGCAGTCGATCGTGGTCGCCTCGACCGCGACACGCTGGTACGGCCATGAAGGGGAAATCCTGCGTTACGTGTTCTTCCATTCCATCGTGCTGGCAATCCTGGTCGGCGGCCTGGTGACGTTGCAGGCGTATGTGGCGCCGTTTACGTCCATGGTGGTCGGCGCACATTGA
- a CDS encoding FAD binding domain-containing protein — translation MRAFNYSRADSPAAAAAQAAQIEGARFIAGGTNLLDLMKLDIETPQQLIDVNHLGLDQIEATDDGGLRIGALVRNTDLAADNRVRKDYALLSRALLAGASGQLRNMATTAGNLLQRTRCPYFYDTNQACNKRNPGSGCAAIGGVSRQLGIIGVSDACIATHPSDMAIAMRALDAQVETIKADGSTRRIAIADFHQLPGTTPNVETSLTPGELITAVTLPAPVGGTHVYHKVRDRSSYAFALVSVGLILQKDGSGRIAVGGIAPKPWRVEAAEALLPQGAKAVSARLLDGATPTPDNQFKVTLVERTIASVLAQARDEA, via the coding sequence ATGAGAGCATTCAATTACAGCCGCGCCGACTCCCCTGCCGCAGCTGCTGCCCAAGCCGCGCAAATCGAAGGCGCACGTTTCATTGCCGGCGGCACCAATCTGCTGGACTTGATGAAACTCGACATCGAAACGCCCCAGCAGCTGATAGACGTCAATCACCTGGGCCTCGACCAGATCGAAGCTACCGACGACGGCGGCTTGCGCATCGGCGCGCTGGTGCGCAACACCGATCTGGCCGCCGACAACCGCGTCCGGAAAGATTACGCGCTGTTGTCCCGCGCCTTGCTCGCCGGTGCGTCGGGCCAGTTGCGCAACATGGCGACCACCGCCGGCAATCTGCTCCAGCGCACGCGCTGCCCGTATTTCTACGACACCAATCAGGCCTGCAATAAACGTAATCCCGGCAGTGGTTGCGCGGCGATTGGCGGGGTCAGTCGACAACTCGGCATCATCGGTGTCAGCGACGCCTGCATCGCGACCCATCCGAGTGACATGGCGATTGCGATGCGTGCGCTGGATGCTCAGGTCGAAACGATCAAGGCTGATGGCAGCACTCGACGCATCGCCATCGCGGACTTCCATCAATTGCCCGGCACCACGCCGAATGTCGAAACCAGTCTGACGCCCGGTGAACTGATCACCGCCGTCACCCTGCCCGCCCCGGTGGGCGGCACCCATGTCTATCACAAGGTGCGCGACCGCTCGTCATACGCCTTCGCCCTGGTGTCCGTCGGCCTGATCCTGCAGAAGGATGGAAGCGGCCGCATCGCCGTCGGCGGCATCGCGCCGAAACCCTGGCGAGTCGAAGCGGCGGAAGCGCTGCTGCCGCAAGGCGCGAAAGCAGTCAGTGCGCGCCTGCTCGACGGCGCCACGCCGACCCCGGACAACCAGTTCAAAGTGACTCTGGTCGAGCGCACGATTGCCTCGGTGCTGGCCCAAGCGAGGGACGAAGCATGA
- a CDS encoding ABC transporter permease subunit: MKRFGFSKFMLIFGLMFIYLPMLILVIYSFNASKLVTVWGGWSVKWYVGLLDNTQLMGSVVRSLEIACYTAIAAVALGTLAAFVLTRVTRFKGRTLFGGLVTAPLVMPEVITGLSLLLLFVAMAQLIGWPQERGIVTIWIAHTTFCAAYVAVVVSARLRELDLSIEEAAMDLGAKPFKVFFLITIPMIAPSLAAGGMMSFALSLDDLVLASFVSGPGSTTLPMEVFSAVRLGVKPEINAVASLILLAVSLVTFLVWYFGRKAEANRKRAIQEAMDQTANESWQQPQPQRVAATA; this comes from the coding sequence ATGAAACGCTTCGGATTTTCAAAGTTCATGCTGATCTTCGGCCTGATGTTCATCTATCTGCCGATGCTGATTCTGGTGATCTACTCGTTCAACGCCTCGAAACTGGTAACGGTCTGGGGCGGCTGGTCGGTGAAGTGGTACGTCGGCCTGCTCGACAACACCCAACTGATGGGCTCGGTGGTGCGCTCGCTGGAAATCGCCTGCTACACCGCGATTGCCGCCGTAGCGTTGGGCACCCTCGCCGCGTTCGTGCTGACCCGCGTAACCCGCTTCAAGGGTCGTACGCTGTTCGGTGGTCTGGTGACCGCGCCGCTGGTGATGCCTGAGGTGATTACCGGGCTGTCGCTGTTGCTGCTGTTCGTGGCGATGGCGCAACTGATCGGCTGGCCGCAGGAGCGTGGCATCGTCACCATCTGGATCGCCCACACCACGTTTTGTGCGGCGTATGTGGCGGTGGTGGTGTCGGCGCGTCTGCGCGAGCTGGACCTGTCGATCGAAGAAGCGGCGATGGATCTGGGCGCGAAACCGTTCAAGGTGTTTTTCCTGATCACCATCCCGATGATCGCGCCGTCGCTGGCAGCGGGCGGCATGATGTCGTTCGCCCTGTCGCTGGACGATCTGGTGCTGGCGAGCTTCGTTTCGGGGCCGGGTTCCACCACCCTGCCGATGGAAGTCTTCTCGGCCGTGCGTCTGGGCGTGAAGCCCGAGATCAACGCCGTGGCCAGCCTGATTCTGCTGGCGGTGTCGCTGGTGACCTTCCTGGTCTGGTACTTCGGCCGCAAGGCAGAAGCCAACCGCAAGCGGGCGATTCAGGAAGCGATGGATCAGACCGCCAACGAATCGTGGCAGCAACCGCAACCTCAACGAGTGGCAGCGACGGCCTAG
- the paoA gene encoding aldehyde dehydrogenase iron-sulfur subunit PaoA, protein MAISRRRFLILGAVTATAFAMPPFISRKAYAASLEQPAMAKVTIEVNGKPQALEVDTRTTLLDALREHLHLTGSKKGCDHGQCGACTVIVDGRRINSCLTLAVMQDGAKVTTIEGLGMPDHLHPMQAAFIKHDGYQCGYCTPGQICSAVAVLQEIRDGIPSHASASLTEAPQLVASELQERMSGNICRCGAYSNIIEAISEVAEVPA, encoded by the coding sequence ATGGCGATCTCCCGACGTCGTTTCCTGATTCTCGGGGCCGTGACCGCAACCGCGTTCGCGATGCCCCCTTTCATCAGCCGCAAGGCCTACGCGGCCAGCCTGGAGCAACCGGCCATGGCCAAAGTAACCATCGAAGTCAACGGCAAGCCACAGGCGCTGGAGGTTGATACTCGCACCACCCTGCTCGACGCCCTGCGCGAACACCTGCACCTGACCGGCAGCAAAAAGGGCTGCGACCACGGCCAGTGCGGCGCCTGCACGGTGATCGTCGATGGCCGGCGAATCAATTCGTGCCTGACCCTGGCGGTGATGCAGGACGGCGCCAAAGTCACCACCATCGAAGGCCTCGGCATGCCGGATCATCTGCATCCGATGCAGGCGGCGTTCATCAAGCATGACGGTTACCAGTGCGGCTACTGCACGCCGGGACAGATCTGTTCGGCGGTCGCCGTGCTCCAGGAAATCCGGGACGGCATCCCCAGCCACGCCAGCGCCAGCCTCACCGAAGCACCGCAACTGGTCGCCAGCGAATTGCAGGAACGCATGAGCGGCAACATCTGCCGCTGCGGCGCCTACTCGAACATCATCGAAGCCATCAGCGAAGTCGCGGAGGTGCCAGCATGA